gtccaatgaagggcgtgtttgctgcctctttggccagcttgtcggccttctcattgccctcaatgttgctgtgacctggtccgttttaatttcaatcaggtgatttagacatgggtctttgaggatctcgaggtgtcctctgagattaccctgcatcaacttgagcgaagaaactgttttcagtgataaggcacttaaggctgcttacttttgtatatatatgtgaagcggtgtgagaccaagtagggcttccaaagtagccgtcggacaggatctcattgcacccgttatgttaagacatgctaaccgctggatttgtgccagctgttgttgagctgtcttgtgttttgtttttggccaccaaaccaatgaggcgtaggcgaccatgggtctgattattgctacgtaggcccaatgagccattcgtggtttgagaccccagttccttcctaggagcctgcggcagatctggtttgccatgatggcctttttcctcaccttatctaagtgtgagttccagtttagtttactatcaagtattacccctaggtatttagtttctgttttgaggttaatagttctgctttcaatggagggtgcttttatttgtagcttccttctccgagtgaaagggactatttcgattttattgggattgatgctgagcccattgcttctgcaccaagtactggtgagtagtagggctttctgcattagctgagttatgattgaatcatatttacctcggattgtgattaccaggtcatcagcatacccttgtatcttaaatccgtttttagttaggatgttcatcaagtcatcaactaccaggcaccataatagaggtgatagcactcccccttggggacatcctcttagcgcctttatagtcagcgactcgcctcccagactggctgtgatctgccgacttttcaacatggctatacACCACTTGATTGTCGACGGATGTATGTCTTTTGCGTTTAAAgccttctctatggattcatatgaggtgttatcaaacgcaccctctatatctatgaaagcacaaagggctatctctttggttgcaattgcctcctctaaggtgctagtcaaagcatggagagcggtaattgttgattttgctttctggtaagcatgttggctAGGGTGGAGTGGATTTGTGAGAAGCACTCCGTTCCTTaggtattgatcgattaccttttccatccctttgaggagaaatgaagttaggctaattggtctgtaCGCCTTGGGGTCCGCGTTTGAACGCCTACCACCTTTGGGTATGAAGaccacctttactttcctCCATAGAGTGGGTATATAGCTAAAACTGTAGCTAGCTATATATAGGGATATTATTATTGGGAGAAGTTCTTCTAAGCCTTTTTGCAGAAAGATAGGCAGAATTCCATCTCCTCCAGGTGATTTTAGGGGCTTGAAATTCGAGATAGCCCACCTTACTCTGTTGGGTGTGAAAATATTCCCAGCTGTGCTGCGAACCCTACCTGATGGACGGGTTATGTCCATTACTTCAGGGTCGGCATCTGCATGGGGGCAGACTTTTGAGGAAGGAAAGTGTGTACTCAGCAGGAGTTCCAACGATTCCTTAGCATCCTCTGTATATTTACCATCTTGTTTGCATAGGTGGCCTAGATCAGTGTTGTGATCTTTTGCCAAGATCTTATGCAGACGAGCAACTGTAGGCGTATTGTCTATGCCTTCACAGAAGCTGCGCCAGGTTTTTCTTTTGGCTTTGCGGATAGCCAAGTTATATTCCGTTTATATTTTGGGTTGGTTGTTATACAGAGTCTATAAATTGATAGGGATGGGGGTTGAAGGGGTTTGATGTGATAACAGGATAGTTTATGAAAAAGGGGGGGGGGGTTGATGTCCAAGGGACCCAGATCGACATCGTGTTCTGAAATCCTCGTCTATTTGGGGGTTTACGGGGTGGGGTGTAGGGTTGTTTTAGGAAAGAATATAGTGGTTTGTATGTAGTTTGTGTTTGGTCGTTGAGACATGTTAGATCAGGGTTAttgtttatgaatttattaatttcatatcCTTCGAGGATTTCCATGAGATGACCTTTGTTAATGTGAtgcagtattttcgtgtttttttcgtcgttgaattcgtggttaagattaaagtttatatGTTTGCCAAAATTGGCAAATTTGGACCTAATTTTCACCAAGGCGGACAAAAATGCAGGTTTGGTAATACTAAGCAAGGCTGAATATGTTaacaaaacagaaaaattccTCACAGACAATaactataaaaaagttttgaaaaatcctaACAACCATTTTCAcctaaacgtcaaaaaaattatcaatgagGTTAAAGACACccttaaaaaattcaatgttaGCACAAAACACATAATTCCCATGAACCCAAAAATACGTAGATTGTACGCTCTCataaaattacacaaaataaaCCGCCCAATAAGACCCATAATAGCCTCCACAGATGCCAGTACATATAagatctcaaaatttttagtacagttttttaaaaataacagaCTTCAAACCCAATTATACAATTAACGATAGAAgacaaataatacaaaaactaacagGCATGAGACTACCGAATGAAAACACCATAATATCCTTTGATGTGGTGAACCTTTACACCAATATCCCCACCAAACAAACTTTGAAAATTGTCGAAAACATTCTAAATTCACAGTTAGATGAAAATGAtagcaaaaacatttttaaattattccagATATGCTTACAACaaaacttctttaattttcaaaatgaaacaTATACGTACCAAGAAGGACTCCCCATGGGATCTTCTTTAAGCGGTTTATTAGCGGACATTTTTATGAATGAGATGGAGAccaattttataatgaatGAAAAGAACCCTTATCTCGAGAATATACTAGTATGGAAACGCTATGTAGATGACATTTTGGTCATTGTCAACACCAAAAAGACAGAAACTATAGACAATTTACACCAGTACATCAACACATTACACACAGACATCCAATTTACAATTGAATTTGAAAACaacaatacaataaattttctcGACATCACAATAGAAAAAACCAAACATGACATACAATTTGAAATATACAGGAAACCGACTCAGACAGACGCTACGATCCCATATGATTCCTTTCACAACATAACCCATAAAATGGCAGCATTCGGGTCTTACATCCATAGAGCttataattctaatttaaacaCAGAAAGatttaacaaagaaattaaaataataaaaaacattgccataaataattcatttccaGAAGAAATAATAGATAAAATGATCCATAAATATCAAATCAGACAGGACCTAAATAATATTACACAGTTGCAAAATCAGCAAacacaaaaaatcaaaaactacAGATCCATCACACACCAGggaaacattaataataagataaaacAGACAATGAAACAATACGACATTCTAATAACAGACAAACCAAATAAGACTATAGGCGGTCTGCTCTTGAATaacaaagataaaataaacaaattggaTGACAATGGAGTGTACGAACTACAATCCGATACATGTCATGCTACCTACATCGGGGAAACAGGCAGAGCCCTTAGATTACGAGTCAGGgaacacaaaataaaacataattccaattttggcaaacatataaactttaatcttaaccacgaattcaacgacgaaaaaaacacgaaaatactgcaTCACATTAACAAAGGTCATTTCATGGAAATCCTCGAAGgatatgaaattaataaattcataaacaaTAACCCTGATCTAACATGTCTCAACGACCAAACACAAACTACATACAAACCACAATATtctttccaaaaaaaaacctACACCCCACCCCGTAAACCCCCAAATAGACGAGGATTTCAGAACACGATATCGATCTGGGTCCCTTGGACATCAACCCCCCCCCTTTTTTTCATAAACTATCCTGTTATCCCATCAAACCCCTTCAACCCCCATCCCTATCAATTTATAGACTCTGTATAACAACCAACCCAAAATATCCCCCCAGGTTAAACGAGGATAACAAAACAAGATGTCATTTTGTTATTGCAATAACTCTGGATCCCATGGACATCATACCTATCCCTTAATATCCTACCCATAACCATTAAAAAACCCCCCTCTTCCaccctatttttttaaaaagtggttttaataattattgctgTATGCATTATAATATTTCGTTACTATTCTCAAATTATGTTTTGACTTCAAATATATTACcaaacagaaaaataaaatatccccaaacaaattaacacataacctcaaattaacTTTGACAACGAACTCCATGACGCATCATTAGGAGTctctcttaaaaatcgatgattttttttttaatcgataggaAATGAGTCAAAAGACGcgtaaatgataaaaaaaaagtgcggaaaagtgtagtacttaccgaaaaatcactttaaagttgcgatttgacgtttctttttggaagttcaaagcaatgttaaaattgcattttcgtattaaatcctaacctgaaattgtttaatttatacccacgcacaaaataaaaagttattttcactaaacttgttgagattacaacatattttcggatgaaaaccttgtttcttaggctatcgatgcagaacgacaattaaatgtcgttagatagaattgtttctaccaaatgtgtaTTAATAGACTTTGTGTTAATAGATTGCGTATCAATTGATCTGTCAAATGACTGAAAGCTGAAATatctttatgttgtaaatataaatgataaataagtatagtagcttatttaatagtagtttagttaaattaaaatagttattaaaaaagacatgcttacaaaataaaaataaataaataatccgtgtgacgatagcaacaaactgtgtatttaaccaaatgacaattacaactgacaacacaagcaatgttaaccatgtattttctcgtattaaatcctaacctcaaattgtttaatttatacccacgcacaaaataaaaagttattttcactaaacttgttgagattgcaacataattattcataatgatacctatgtgaagttagcccccaattaaacagaattttacatgtatagtattttaattataacatgagaaccagtgaaccgatttcgataaacaatgtctcattcgaaagcttaatccttggccAGTAcaaaagtggaaatgcccgattgacgatagcaacaaaccttccaacaacaaacttttatccgtaatttcctatctattttattagctgatatctttcgtattattagatatagcagaacactaaatgcaccatatgaaagcttgattctttctTTATGAAATCGTCGGTCCTCGTTTGCcgatatattaatattaaaatcaataaaagatgaagaacaccgctctgtacgtaaaatagcttaatattaccaaacttcaagcccttgtgcaattgttatcaaaccgaattttaaaaaactgtgttcacaatcagaaagaacgcttcttcaaatatcttaatccgggtttttgtcggtcaatatctattagcatcatggttaaatcacctttaatatacatctctatatacagaaacgtttaattgctctacctctaaacaactttcttatttgatatgaGGAAAACTATAAAAGTATATCATGAAGTTATAGACTTACACAAGGACGTTTTTGgtcaaaaaattaccaaattcacacgttttagctacttttaaacattgttgggatcaataactttcttatatcaccaggAAAAAACTCTATAACCAAGCAGCGAtagccgcgtgttatacaccattagaaagagcagaaaattgtagataagatagatctatacttctatagttttccccctatcaaataagaattttGTTTAAAGGAATAGTAATTAAGCGTTTTTGCGTGTAGGGATGTATATTAAGGGCGATTTAAGCATGTCGCCGATAGACATTTACCAACGAAAACCCGGGTTAAGATAAtttaaagagcgctctttcCGAGTgtgataatagttttttaaaattcggtttgataacaattgcacaaaggcttgaagtttggtaattttaagctATTTAATCTAAGTACAGAGCCACCGCTTTGTAGTTTAAGTACAGATTGATCTTAGTATTAACTTATCGACAGACAAAgaccggttttagatagagaaagaatctctaattattatctcgaattatctctaataataagaaagatatcagctaagaaagtagataaaaaattacggatacaagtttgttgctatcggaCAAATGTGGAGGAGGCTGAAAACTAGAATTCgtaaacataaaactaaagcAAATTCCAATATTTCTAAGCACCACATAAAGACTgaacataatataaattatggaGGAGTTGAGCTTTTACATTCgtgtaacaaattataaaaataataataactatctACTTATGAATGAACAAGTTCAACTTTTCCATAAACCCATCTTCgtataattttacaatatacatgttgcttaaaaatcgtcaattttgCTTTTATCGATGTAATATCGCCCAAATAAGAATTTTGTGTAGgaattagattttgagttagaacatacaaaaaaaaaacaaacattataaacatttcaaatagatttttagaatctatttgtatcttatattctattcaatttcttttttcgaatCTATCTTTGCTCCTATCTGGCGACGCTCTTGTACATAGTTAATAGACACACAGTCTATGTAACGACAGGCACTTAATCATTAtgacctatgcgaagttagctccaaatttttctagctcccaattagataggattttacatgtatagtattttgattataacaagaaaaccagtcaaccgatttcgataatcaaaatctcattcgaaagcttaatctttggccaatacgaaagtggaaatgcccgactCGAAATCTCTTGCGGGGTCATTTCAATGGCTGTACGCacataattagtaaattttgaaatcgggcatttccaccttcgcattcattgcagatcatactttcgaccgagattttgatgactaaaattggtcaattagttacgaagataattgatgtgtttaattaattcgtttgttgtgttttaatcaaaatccttaaatatttcgaatcgggcatttcgacaacagcattcagccagacacaaactttcgattgagatataaaacattaaaatccgtcaaactgttctttaattatagtcgatttagtttaaattaatttttttatattggggcTATACTTTTGAGCGTTCATACGTGCATAAACGAGCCGAAgacggtgtcattccgagggctgtatAAAGCTAgcgggagagaattgaaatcgaacattttgtgatttcgatagaagacactatgacgaatcgagtgacgtatagatcttgatcatcgggtacattgtttacgagttatcaccacttaaagaaggtcaattttgtgttattttcgtgtatcttcgcattattttggcgttttagcgaaattcgaaagagttttcaaatcgggcatttccactttcgttgtttatcgaaatcggttcactggttctcatgttataatcaaaatactatacatgtaaaatgctatttaattgggggctaacttcacataggtgtcattatgaataattatgttgtaatctcaacaagtttagtgaaaataactttttattttgtgcgaaattaaacaatttgaggttaggatttaatacgaaaatacatggttaacattgcttgtgttgtCAGTTGTAGGTAATTGTCATTTGGTTAAATGCACAGTTTGTTGCCATCGTCACAcgggttatttttttattattattttgtaacgtcttgtttaatattaatttttaattaattaactattttaacttaagtaaggtactattaaataagctattatacttatttatcatttatatttacaatataaagatatttcagTCGTTTGACATATCAGTTGATACACAATCTATTAACATAAAGTCTATTAGCACtcatttggtagaaacaattctatctaacgacaggtaATTGTCGTTATGCTTTGATAGCCTAAGAAATAAGGTTTTCATcagaaaatatgttgtaatctcaacaagtttagtgaaaataagtttttatttagtgcgtgggtataaattaaacaatttgaggttaggatttaatacgaaaatgcatatttaacattgcttttaacttccaaaacaaaacgtcaaatcgcaactttaaagtgatttttcggtaagtactacacttttccgcactttttttttatcatttacgCCTCTTTTGACTCAATtcctatcgattaaaaaaaaaatcatcgatttttaagagagACTCCTAATCTTGATATATGCCCAAGTGGAAAATTGCCAAATGAATGAATCTAATGTATATTTTGTAAGGAattgacgtaagttttattattgtattaatttaagaaTCCACTTAATTTAGCACGTTAATCtaagatttatttaagaaaatttgtatCTATGTAGGATATCTCCTGAAGATGCTGTGTAAACACAGTGAAACCGGTTgagtaaaaatcaaaaataaaaatccattaaagtgcaaaaaacgaagtttaatttatctaaatttttggctcataCCGATTTGAAAGTAAGCAGGGAAAAAATTCCGTACGGCCCCGTTTTTAAATACATCGGTTTTTGCGTGCGCATCATCATAAAAGCGATATCCTTACGAATCGAAGGGCTCCCTTCGTACCATTTCGTATCGTATAAAACTGTGGCGATTTCAACActctaaaataattaatttaaaaaaaaaaatttgactcAAAAGACTACCATTAAAGTTGAAAACTTACTTTAAGTATCATTCTTTCACCACAAAgacaattcaaaaaaatcgcCATAATCCAACCCATCACATTGATAATTGCTTTAAGTTCCTGGtgctaaaaataaagaaaattaatttgagatttaaataatttttttttttaatacgttAAGAATTGATAAAAAGCTCACTCCAATGATGACGCTGTAAGTGACATGGCAAGGAGCAAGAAATTTGTTGTAACATGTATTTATACGATCAactaatctaaaaaaattgtatttaattaatttgattattataatGAAGTATTATCTTACCGCGCGATGTAAATATAATAACGAATACAATTTCTAAGTCGagcttttctttctttttctgtaACGACGTCAAAAATTTCTCCAATTTTCCCTTTAAGATGTTCTAATCTAACAATTACCAACTCAAAGGCAGTAAAACAAGCAGCCCCGGATAGGGCTCCGCCCTCCAATAAGTAAATAGTAAAATACCAAGCAATCCCTACGTGTAAATAGTGAAGAAATCCTTCTTCGATCgaatacaaataatattttatttgtaacggatatccggcacaATGTACGGCAATTTCATCAGAAGTTCCTTTGGggcaaataaaaatttgtataaatatgGTTTGACAAAGAACCACGCAGGAACCCAAAAATATATAGAGacatattaaaatgtttaaaatgtcgACGATACCCATGTGTTTCTTAGCGATCGGTGGTTCCCCGAATTTCGTAAAATCCTGGAGTTCTTCGAATAAATGTAAGGAACGTTTTTGGATCAAATGCGTTACTatgtaattgtaataaatgtttatacCGCAAATTACGGCATAAATTGCTTCTGATATTGCGATAGATGACGATTCCTTCAAatctgaaaaataaaaaaaaaataaaataaaaagtatttattttattaaacgtACGTGTGAAAACGTAAACGCCATTTAGGTGAATAccaataacaaaatataatcCCACTGTTAAATGAAaccaaactttaaatttatgaaaaaaattgttttcgcCATCGTACCAAATATGAACCAATCTTGAGTATTTGTACAACATGGGAATATAGATAGGCAttgtttacattaaaaaaaatttgattatatcTTAATCGATATCAAAATACGAATAGaggattaaacaaaaaatttgttcaatttaTAATACAAACTAAGtgcttattttaatttttattaaattagaggcaaaattttattgctacaaatcattttatattgtgttctttcattttaatattaaatttttgtaataaaaaggaAGTAAAGGAAACTTATTTTCTTAGAAACGCGAATCATTTGTAAGCGGTGGAATAAACATcaacattaaaatcaaattacgGAAATGAGCTTATCCATTCTAATTTGTCCaatatattaatgaaattgttttcttttaatgatgtattaacaaaattggatttattgtttgaaaaaatcatagcaacaaggtttatggaaaataagaaattatttgtggAGTATTGAATCTTCAtagaatttgctttaaaatgttcttaatttcatggtgatatctctAATTCTTTATGagacacgattttttaaagtttatatttcatatatgTAATAATCAAATATGTACAAtgttgtttatagaaaataagaaattatttatggagcattaaatatttattaaatttactttaaaatgcttaAAAAAACGCTTAATTAATCCATGTTTGTATGAAAATAGGTTAAAGAGAGTTTGcgttttcttaaattatctaaaaatttcatacatcgatcatataaattattatatataaagttaaaatagaTTGTATTAGCTTCAACTTGGTGTGCAAATCATTACTTAGTTTTAATAAGTACAGTCtgggcgattttttaaattgcatcaatttttgtatgaaattggTTTAAATAGAGTTTGCGTTTTCTtaacatatctcaaaatttgaGATATCCAACATATACAATATGATATATCATTCAAAATTAGATagtttaatcttcaatttggtgtataaatcattacataattttaataaatgcaGTTTacaggatttttttaattttatcaatttttgtatgaaaataagttaaatagaGTTTGCGTATTCTTAACAAATCTTAACATTTTAGATATTCATCATATAGATTACTATATACTATCTTAAAATAGATAgtattagctttaatttggtgtgcAAATCATTACATAGTTTTAATAAGTACAGTCTGTGCGAGTTTTtgaattacataatttttgtatgaaattggGTTAAATAGAGTTTACGTTTTCTtaacatatctcaaaattttagaTATCCAACATATAcgatatcatatatcattcaCAATTAGATAGTTTTAGCTTCAACTTGGTGTGCAAATCATTACTTAGTTTTAACAAATACAGTCtgggcgattttttgaattgcatcaatttttgtatgtaattaagttaaataaaGTTTGCGTTTTCTtaacatatctcaaaatttgaGATATCCAACATATAcaatatcatatatcattcaCAATTAGATagttttagcttcaatttggtgtataaatcattacataattttaataaatacagtttaaacgatttttttaattttgtcaatttttctatgaaaataagttaaatagaGTTTGCGTATTCTTAacaaatctcaaaattttagaTATTCATCATATAGATTACtatataccattttaaaatagatagtattagctttaatttggtgtgcAAACCATTGCATAGTTTTAATGAGTACAGTCtgggcgattttttgaattgcattaatttttgtatgaaattggGTTAAATAGAGTTTGCGTTTTGTtaacatatctcaaaattttagaTATCCAACATATAcgatatcatatatcattcaCAATTAGATagttttagcttcaatttggtgtataaatcattacataattttaataactgcagtttaaacgatttttttaattttgtcaatttttctatgaaaataagttaaatagaGTTTGCGGATTCTTAACAAATCTCAACATTTTGGATATTCATCATATAGATTACTATATACTATCTTAAAATAGATAgtattagctttaatttggtgtgcAAATCATTACTTAGTTTTAACAAATACAGTCtgggcgattttttgaattacatcaatttttgtatgaaattggGTTAAATAGAGTTTGCGTTTTCTTAACATATCTCGAAATTTGAGATATCCAACATATAcaatatcatatatcattcaaaattagatagttttatctttaatttggtgtataAATCATTacataactttaataaatacagtttaaacgatttttttaattttgtcaatttttctgtgaaaataagttaaatagaGTTTGCGTATACTTAacaaatctcaaaattttagaTATTCATCATATAGGTTACtatataccattttaaaatatatagtaTTAGCTTTAAGTTGGTGTGCAAATCATTACTTAGTTTTAACAAATACAGTCtggacgattttttgaattgcatcaatttttgtatgaaattggGTTAAATAGAGTTTGCGTTTTCTTgacatatctcaaaattttagaTATCCAACATATAcgatatcatatatcattcaAAATTAGATAGTTTTGGCTTCAATTTTGtgtataaattaaatcattacataattttaataaatgcagtttaaagaatttttttaattttatcaatttttgtatgaaaataagttaaatagaGTTTGCGTATTCTTAacaaatctcaaaattttagaTATTCATCATATAGATTACTATATACCATCTTAGAATATATAgtattagctttaatttggtgtgcAAATCATTGCATAGTTTTAATAAGTACAGTCtaggcgattttttgaattgcatcaatttttgtatgaaattggGTTAAATAGAGTCTGCGTTTTCTtaacatatctcaaaaatttagATATCCAACATATAcgatatcatatatcattcaCAATTAGATagttttagcttcaatttggtgtataaatcattgtgtaattttaataaatacagtttaaaggatttttttaattttgtcaatTTCTCTatgaaaataagttaaatagaGTTTGC
This region of Onthophagus taurus isolate NC chromosome 3, IU_Otau_3.0, whole genome shotgun sequence genomic DNA includes:
- the LOC111421547 gene encoding odorant receptor 43a-like; its protein translation is MGIVDILNILICLYIFLGSCVVLCQTIFIQIFICPKGTSDEIAVHCAGYPLQIKYYLYSIEEGFLHYLHVGIAWYFTIYLLEGGALSGAACFTAFELVIVRLEHLKGKIGEIFDVVTEKERKARLRNCIRYYIYIARLVDRINTCYNKFLAPCHVTYSVIIGVSFLSILNHQELKAIINVMGWIMAIFLNCLCGERMILKSVEIATVLYDTKWYEGSPSIRKDIAFMMMRTQKPMYLKTGPYGIFSLLTFKSIMKGGYTYATMKTQSSS